In the Candidatus Mycosynbacter amalyticus genome, one interval contains:
- the fmt gene encoding methionyl-tRNA formyltransferase: MTNTSKTILFFGTEDFSAYTLEALIEAGFHIGAIITKPDTRRGRGKKLVTPRVKEIGLAHNIPVWQPTKLADIAADIATFDQPTGVLVSFGKIIPQSIIDLFTPGIVNLHPSLLPLYRGPSPIESAILHGDNETGVSIMQLSAKMDAGPVYLQETTPLIGTETAPELYESLGKRGAELLIAALPQILDNTLPAVPQDDTRASYCQLIQKHDGTIDWHKSADQIAREVRAYTPWPGSRTTLGGVDLQVVDCTSNDTAPGAQPGALHISHDRLFVAAGKGEVEIIALKPAGKKEMPARAFLAGYRNKL; this comes from the coding sequence ATGACGAACACATCAAAGACAATCCTGTTCTTTGGGACTGAAGATTTTAGCGCCTATACACTAGAAGCGCTCATCGAAGCCGGTTTTCATATTGGCGCCATCATCACCAAACCCGATACGCGTCGTGGTCGCGGCAAAAAGCTAGTCACGCCACGAGTCAAAGAAATCGGCCTTGCACATAACATACCGGTCTGGCAACCTACAAAGCTCGCAGACATAGCTGCAGATATCGCTACATTTGACCAGCCGACTGGCGTCTTAGTCAGCTTTGGCAAAATCATTCCACAATCTATCATCGATCTATTCACACCTGGAATCGTCAACCTTCACCCCTCACTGCTCCCGCTCTACCGCGGCCCTTCGCCCATTGAGTCCGCTATCCTGCACGGAGACAACGAAACTGGCGTCAGTATCATGCAGCTCAGTGCCAAGATGGACGCAGGACCAGTTTACCTCCAAGAAACGACCCCTCTCATAGGGACGGAGACAGCTCCCGAGCTCTACGAGTCGCTCGGGAAGCGAGGGGCAGAATTACTTATCGCAGCGTTACCCCAAATCCTCGATAACACTCTACCAGCCGTACCGCAAGATGATACGCGCGCATCCTACTGCCAGCTTATCCAGAAGCATGATGGCACCATAGACTGGCACAAATCAGCAGATCAAATCGCGCGCGAAGTGCGCGCCTATACACCATGGCCCGGCTCACGCACTACACTCGGTGGTGTCGACCTCCAGGTCGTCGACTGTACAAGCAATGATACAGCGCCCGGTGCGCAACCCGGTGCGCTCCATATCTCACACGACAGGCTCTTCGTCGCCGCAGGCAAGGGTGAGGTCGAGATTATCGCGCTCAAACCTGCCGGCAAAAAAGAAATGCCCGCTCGGGCATTTCTCGCTGGGTATCGTAATAAGCTATAG
- the def gene encoding peptide deformylase — MKKEDVIALPNPHLRQKSQRVHVITDETTQLIDDLTGAALDWEASRPHEISAAIAAVQVDRLERVVIVRSDFDHKDNQEFTALINPEIVKYEGEIVSDYEGCLSVKNFYGKVPRHSKVRVKALDLQGNEVRLKAEGFLARVLQHEIDHTNGIVFIDHIKDNTDAFYRLDERGELEPVSYDEHIKDNPVLWD, encoded by the coding sequence ATGAAAAAAGAAGATGTGATCGCCCTCCCGAACCCACACCTGCGTCAAAAATCGCAGCGTGTGCATGTCATTACCGACGAAACAACCCAGCTCATCGACGACCTAACAGGCGCCGCGCTTGATTGGGAGGCATCACGTCCACATGAGATTAGTGCGGCTATCGCTGCCGTGCAAGTTGATCGCCTCGAACGTGTCGTCATTGTCCGGAGTGACTTCGACCACAAAGACAACCAAGAATTTACTGCTCTCATCAACCCAGAAATTGTCAAATACGAAGGCGAAATTGTCAGCGACTACGAAGGCTGCCTGAGCGTCAAAAACTTCTACGGCAAAGTCCCTCGCCACTCCAAAGTCCGTGTCAAAGCGCTTGACCTACAGGGCAATGAAGTGCGCCTCAAAGCAGAGGGATTCCTCGCGCGTGTTTTGCAGCACGAAATTGACCACACTAATGGCATCGTGTTCATCGATCACATCAAAGATAATACCGACGCGTTTTATCGTCTTGACGAGCGCGGAGAACTGGAGCCAGTTAGCTATGACGAACACATCAAAGACAATCCTGTTCTTTGGGACTGA
- the priA gene encoding replication restart helicase PriA has protein sequence MHYYEVAPIRIVRAGADVFTYHHESSLEIGHIVKIPVGRGSQTGVIVAPVTKPSFTTKPIALVVEQEPLPTALLATARWMSSYYATPLAAVLSTLLPRGIDKQRRTRATQPTHELIREQRALTPTVDQQAAIDTIRQSTRTTHLLHGVTGSGKTFVYKQLAHDAIAAGKSAIVLVPEIALTSQLVDEFLQDFPDQVLLTHSQQTEAERHGIWLSALRSTTPKIVIGPRSALFLPLRSLGLVVVDEMHEPSYKQEQSPRYSALRVATILAEQYQAKVIFGSATPPVAEYYAAKQAGAPVITLSSRAHNRASGPHIEVVDMTKRAQFTRHRFLSDTLLTDMERSLATNNQVLLFHNRRGSAALTLCDNCGWTATDPDTGTPLTLHADTHQLIGHISGYHMPVPTMCPVCRHSEIIHKGIGTKLIESEIARLFPDKNIVRFDGDSGKEHSVDSRYKELYDGSIDIIIGTQVIAKGIDLPHLETVGIIQADAGLSLPDFTSEERTFQLITQVIGRVGRGEVAAHVIVQTYQPTHTAVRAGIAQDYSTFYTAEIPERSRYHFPPFSYLLKFVCAYKTEKAAVTNARKFAAELRAELRQSERLLGPTPAFYEKQAGTYRWQITIHSPSRTHLLELIGTLPASGHWQYEIDPVSLLS, from the coding sequence ATGCACTACTACGAGGTAGCTCCAATACGAATCGTGCGCGCTGGCGCTGATGTGTTTACATATCACCACGAGTCCTCTCTCGAAATCGGACATATTGTCAAAATACCGGTTGGCCGCGGATCGCAAACAGGCGTCATAGTAGCGCCTGTCACTAAGCCGTCGTTCACGACTAAGCCAATTGCTCTCGTCGTCGAACAGGAGCCTCTACCAACAGCGCTTCTCGCTACCGCTCGGTGGATGAGTAGCTACTATGCTACGCCACTTGCTGCCGTGTTGTCGACGCTTCTGCCTCGAGGAATCGATAAGCAGCGACGTACGCGAGCGACGCAGCCCACACATGAGTTAATTCGCGAGCAGCGCGCGCTCACCCCCACTGTGGACCAGCAAGCAGCTATCGACACTATTCGGCAGTCGACGCGTACCACTCATCTGCTTCACGGCGTAACAGGCTCTGGTAAGACATTTGTGTATAAGCAGCTTGCGCATGACGCAATCGCCGCCGGTAAATCTGCTATCGTCCTCGTACCGGAGATTGCGTTGACGTCACAACTGGTTGACGAGTTTTTGCAAGATTTCCCCGACCAAGTCTTACTCACCCATTCCCAGCAAACCGAGGCGGAGCGCCATGGCATTTGGCTATCTGCGCTTCGGTCTACTACGCCCAAAATTGTCATAGGACCACGATCGGCATTATTTCTGCCACTTCGCTCACTAGGGCTTGTGGTAGTCGACGAGATGCACGAGCCTAGCTACAAACAGGAGCAATCACCACGCTACTCCGCCCTGCGTGTTGCCACTATTTTGGCTGAACAATACCAAGCAAAAGTCATCTTCGGCAGCGCTACACCACCGGTCGCAGAGTATTATGCAGCTAAACAAGCTGGCGCTCCCGTCATCACACTTTCTAGTCGTGCTCACAATAGAGCATCGGGGCCGCACATCGAAGTGGTTGATATGACAAAACGCGCGCAGTTTACGCGACATCGCTTTTTATCGGATACACTACTCACCGACATGGAGCGCTCACTGGCCACCAATAATCAAGTCCTGCTGTTTCATAATCGCCGCGGCAGTGCCGCGCTCACACTCTGCGATAACTGCGGCTGGACAGCGACAGACCCAGACACAGGCACGCCCCTCACGCTCCATGCCGATACACATCAGCTCATCGGACACATCTCCGGTTATCATATGCCGGTGCCGACTATGTGTCCTGTGTGTCGCCACAGCGAAATCATTCACAAGGGCATTGGCACCAAGCTTATCGAGTCGGAAATTGCACGCCTCTTCCCGGATAAAAATATTGTTCGATTCGATGGCGACTCCGGCAAAGAACACTCTGTCGACTCACGTTACAAAGAGCTATACGATGGCAGTATTGATATCATCATCGGCACACAGGTCATCGCCAAAGGGATCGATCTTCCTCATCTCGAAACAGTCGGCATCATACAAGCCGACGCCGGGCTTTCCCTCCCCGATTTCACCTCCGAGGAGCGCACGTTTCAGCTTATCACTCAGGTAATTGGGCGTGTTGGTCGCGGTGAGGTAGCCGCACATGTCATCGTGCAAACATATCAGCCTACACACACTGCTGTCCGCGCCGGCATCGCACAAGACTATTCGACATTTTATACTGCAGAGATACCCGAACGTAGCCGTTATCACTTTCCGCCATTCTCCTACCTTCTCAAGTTCGTTTGCGCATACAAGACAGAAAAAGCAGCCGTCACAAATGCTCGTAAATTTGCCGCCGAGCTGCGCGCCGAGCTCAGGCAATCCGAACGCCTACTCGGTCCCACCCCGGCGTTTTACGAGAAGCAAGCAGGCACATATCGCTGGCAAATCACTATCCACTCCCCCAGTCGTACTCACCTCCTGGAGTTAATTGGCACTTTACCAGCAAGTGGTCACTGGCAGTACGAAATTGACCCTGTTAGCCTTCTCTCATAA
- a CDS encoding phosphoribosyltransferase family protein, producing the protein MYFESRAAAGEQLAQQLLEKYRYEDCAVLALSDGAVQVGEPIAAALHSVLTMLLVEAVEIPGEGINIGGLNQSGRFTYNGMLSAGEIEGFRQEYFGYFEEKKREGMMRINRLLGDGGLVNKDLLKGRSIILVSDGFHDAASLDVAMDFLKPINTQKIIVATPTATVPAVDRLHITVDEMYILDVKENFMGVDHYYEVNDVPSHEDTVKKINDIILNWQ; encoded by the coding sequence ATGTATTTCGAAAGTCGCGCCGCCGCCGGTGAGCAGCTTGCCCAGCAGCTGCTTGAGAAGTATCGCTATGAAGACTGCGCAGTCTTAGCCCTAAGTGACGGTGCCGTGCAAGTAGGCGAGCCGATTGCTGCCGCGCTCCACAGTGTACTCACGATGTTGCTCGTAGAAGCGGTAGAGATTCCCGGGGAAGGTATCAACATTGGTGGGCTCAACCAGTCTGGACGTTTTACGTATAACGGTATGTTGTCTGCGGGCGAGATTGAAGGTTTCCGCCAGGAGTACTTCGGCTACTTTGAAGAGAAGAAGCGCGAAGGGATGATGCGTATCAATCGGTTGCTTGGTGATGGCGGACTTGTCAACAAAGATCTGCTCAAAGGCCGCAGCATCATTCTGGTGTCAGATGGTTTTCATGATGCCGCATCGCTGGATGTGGCGATGGATTTTCTCAAGCCCATTAACACACAGAAGATTATTGTGGCGACACCTACAGCCACCGTTCCAGCGGTCGACAGACTTCATATTACGGTCGATGAAATGTATATTCTGGATGTCAAAGAAAACTTCATGGGCGTGGATCACTACTACGAAGTGAATGATGTGCCGTCACATGAAGACACGGTGAAGAAAATCAACGATATCATCCTGAATTGGCAGTAG
- a CDS encoding winged helix-turn-helix domain-containing protein — protein sequence MLDVFITSRVRRKIVVVYAKYPDFRTHVRGLAKLIKEDPGNIQRELKKLEKVGFLTSEKQGNTKIYSTNKQFPIFKELQSIVIKSQQHSSRPKRPSTGI from the coding sequence ATGTTAGATGTTTTTATTACTTCACGAGTCCGACGCAAGATTGTAGTAGTGTACGCTAAGTACCCAGACTTCCGCACGCATGTCCGCGGACTCGCTAAGCTCATCAAAGAAGATCCGGGCAATATTCAGCGCGAACTCAAAAAGCTGGAAAAAGTTGGATTCCTGACAAGCGAAAAACAGGGCAATACCAAGATTTATTCGACAAACAAGCAGTTCCCAATTTTCAAAGAACTACAGAGTATTGTTATTAAGTCTCAGCAGCACTCATCTCGACCGAAACGTCCCTCAACGGGCATTTAG
- a CDS encoding single-stranded-DNA-specific exonuclease RecJ — MSVFEDILTARGLIGRARDAFLNPSYDAKHDPFLLPDMQAAVDRLIVAHEHQERITIYGDYDIDGLTATTILLDGLESFGFEHVDAFIPNRFVEGYGLTVDAVEKIAVSGAQLIITVDCGSLSEKEILRASELGVDVIVTDHHNVAPVQPPAVAVINPKRLLQDHPEKYENYLLRDTTESLYPFLDLAGCGVAFKLVQALQTRLDGLPAGQEKWLLDLVALGTVCDVVTLIDENRANVYWGLKVLAQTRRPGLKALLLVSDVEPSKVSARSLGFALGPRMNAAGRLETAQHALDMLRAKDPETALEKAELLDAMNRARRAEQDKIYKAAIEQAEQFVDDPVLVVSSKGWNHGIIGIVAAKLLEKYKKPTYVLEEMGEEAKGSARSYGDFSAADAIRASDDIITKGGGHKLAAGVTLPTANITAFRERVNKFYHDQNLLDQADLLLPQADTTTSLDEISEALIDQLASLEPFGNGNPQPVLRSENLLVLGQRRMGADGQHVKLTLQDGTIKLDMLAFNAPEHFFVQPGDQVTVWYQPDVNEWQGRRSIEGRLLHLELV, encoded by the coding sequence GTGTCGGTTTTCGAAGATATTCTTACCGCGCGCGGCCTGATTGGTCGGGCGCGCGATGCGTTTTTGAATCCGAGTTATGATGCGAAGCACGATCCTTTTTTGCTACCTGATATGCAGGCAGCAGTGGATCGACTAATAGTTGCTCATGAGCACCAAGAACGAATTACGATTTACGGTGACTACGATATCGATGGGCTGACAGCGACAACAATTCTGCTCGATGGCCTGGAATCATTTGGTTTTGAGCATGTCGACGCGTTTATCCCGAATCGTTTTGTCGAAGGATACGGCCTCACGGTAGATGCCGTAGAAAAGATAGCTGTTAGTGGTGCACAGCTGATTATCACAGTGGACTGTGGTAGCTTGAGCGAGAAAGAGATTCTGCGCGCGAGCGAGCTGGGTGTAGATGTGATTGTGACGGACCATCATAATGTTGCACCGGTTCAGCCACCAGCAGTGGCAGTGATAAATCCCAAAAGACTGCTGCAGGATCACCCTGAAAAATATGAAAATTATCTACTTCGTGACACGACCGAATCGCTCTATCCCTTCCTAGATCTTGCTGGTTGTGGTGTTGCATTCAAGCTTGTGCAAGCACTGCAGACACGACTCGACGGCCTACCGGCCGGTCAGGAAAAATGGCTACTTGACTTGGTGGCACTCGGCACAGTATGTGATGTAGTGACACTTATAGATGAGAACCGCGCCAATGTGTACTGGGGGCTCAAGGTGCTCGCGCAGACGCGCCGGCCAGGACTGAAGGCACTCCTATTGGTGAGTGACGTAGAGCCAAGCAAGGTGAGCGCGCGGAGCCTGGGGTTTGCGCTGGGGCCACGTATGAATGCAGCCGGTAGGCTGGAGACGGCGCAGCACGCGCTCGATATGCTACGAGCCAAAGACCCGGAGACTGCACTCGAAAAAGCAGAACTACTTGATGCGATGAACCGCGCGCGCCGAGCCGAGCAAGATAAAATATACAAAGCGGCTATAGAGCAAGCTGAGCAATTTGTAGACGATCCAGTGCTCGTGGTGAGTAGCAAAGGTTGGAACCATGGCATTATCGGTATCGTGGCGGCGAAGTTATTAGAGAAGTATAAAAAACCGACGTACGTACTGGAAGAGATGGGAGAGGAGGCAAAAGGAAGTGCGCGTAGTTATGGCGACTTCTCGGCGGCCGATGCTATCCGTGCCAGCGACGATATCATCACCAAAGGTGGCGGGCATAAACTGGCAGCAGGCGTGACATTGCCGACGGCAAACATCACAGCGTTTCGCGAGCGCGTGAACAAGTTTTACCACGATCAGAATTTACTCGATCAGGCTGACTTGCTGCTACCGCAAGCTGATACCACAACTTCGCTCGACGAAATTTCTGAAGCACTTATCGACCAGCTGGCCTCGCTCGAGCCGTTTGGCAATGGCAACCCGCAGCCAGTGCTTCGCTCTGAGAACTTACTCGTGCTCGGCCAGCGCCGCATGGGCGCTGACGGGCAGCATGTCAAACTGACACTCCAGGATGGCACGATCAAGCTCGACATGCTGGCGTTCAACGCACCGGAGCATTTCTTTGTGCAGCCTGGTGACCAGGTCACGGTTTGGTATCAACCTGATGTCAATGAATGGCAGGGTCGGCGCTCTATTGAAGGCCGATTGCTGCATCTTGAGCTTGTGTAA
- a CDS encoding small ribosomal subunit protein bS21, producing MVQVTRKDQKEANENIIRRFNRKVLQSGVLADAKSSMRFSKPLSKTERRAKAIIRKERKADKMQKMRLGVR from the coding sequence ATGGTACAAGTCACACGTAAAGATCAGAAAGAGGCGAACGAAAACATCATTCGTCGTTTCAATCGCAAAGTGCTCCAGAGCGGAGTACTTGCTGATGCCAAATCGTCAATGCGATTTAGCAAACCTCTCAGCAAAACGGAGCGTCGCGCCAAAGCGATCATCCGCAAAGAACGCAAAGCAGACAAGATGCAGAAAATGCGTCTAGGAGTTCGCTAG
- a CDS encoding GatB/YqeY domain-containing protein → MALAEQIQNDMKAALLGGNRFEGDVLRNLKAAILNEEVAQGKRETGLDDAEVEKIIAREVKKRNESIRLYEENGRPELAEDEKKEIAVLSTYLPQQLSEDEIRAIAKLVIEEMDNVGPSMMGQVIGGVKAKAGNSADGATVARVVKDLLQS, encoded by the coding sequence GTGGCGCTCGCTGAGCAAATCCAAAACGATATGAAAGCCGCTCTTTTGGGCGGCAATCGTTTTGAGGGCGATGTACTGCGCAATCTCAAGGCAGCCATCTTGAACGAAGAGGTCGCACAGGGCAAGCGCGAGACCGGCCTGGACGACGCCGAAGTAGAGAAGATTATCGCACGCGAAGTGAAGAAGCGTAATGAGAGCATACGGCTATATGAAGAAAACGGTCGCCCAGAACTCGCCGAAGATGAAAAGAAAGAAATCGCTGTACTGAGCACATATTTACCGCAGCAGCTCAGCGAAGACGAAATTCGTGCAATTGCCAAACTGGTGATCGAAGAAATGGACAATGTAGGTCCAAGCATGATGGGGCAGGTGATCGGCGGCGTGAAGGCAAAAGCAGGCAATTCGGCTGATGGCGCCACGGTTGCACGTGTCGTTAAAGACTTGCTACAATCTTGA
- a CDS encoding adenylate kinase family protein has protein sequence MILLFGPTGAGKSMQGQMLAVRQGWKWLSTGQMLRDSEDPEVIEVLKSGELVSDELTYEVFDAAIRDARDKKFPRVIVDGFPRTKEQAEWLADYMEHHKENIDLVVVLEVPEGEIMNRLEKRARMEDTPETIAKRMNIYRQKMYPVLGTFAEEGMKIVHLDGTGTAGEVHDRLYAEIESNGLV, from the coding sequence ATGATTTTATTGTTTGGCCCCACCGGTGCGGGTAAAAGCATGCAGGGACAAATGTTGGCGGTGCGCCAGGGGTGGAAGTGGTTGAGTACCGGTCAGATGCTACGTGACAGCGAAGATCCAGAAGTGATTGAAGTGCTCAAAAGTGGTGAACTAGTAAGCGACGAGCTGACATACGAGGTCTTTGACGCCGCGATACGCGATGCCCGTGACAAAAAGTTTCCGCGCGTAATTGTGGATGGGTTTCCGCGCACCAAAGAGCAGGCCGAGTGGCTGGCAGACTACATGGAGCACCACAAAGAGAATATCGATCTTGTCGTGGTACTCGAAGTGCCAGAGGGTGAAATCATGAATCGCCTCGAGAAGCGTGCTCGTATGGAAGATACGCCCGAGACGATTGCCAAGCGTATGAATATCTATCGCCAGAAGATGTATCCAGTACTTGGTACGTTTGCCGAAGAGGGTATGAAGATCGTCCACCTCGATGGTACCGGTACCGCCGGCGAAGTTCATGACCGCCTGTATGCAGAGATCGAATCGAACGGATTGGTGTAG
- the map gene encoding type I methionyl aminopeptidase → MSQPITGRKTPEQLDAMREGGKILARIFTDIRGHVQPGMTELDVNDFVASKIKEYGATPTYREPVPDFPGVICISTNEEIVHGVPTEYEFEVGDVASFDLVITYKGMKTDSAFTMTIGEEPKGATKHLISLTERSLYAGIDAIHGDGTTTNEIGAAVEAVLSRGKLGIIRELVGHGVGLEMHMPPDVPNYRIRGHDTVLHAGDTIAIEPMATLGGERIVTSQDDGWTISTRDGSLAAHFEHTVLITDDGAEILTQLQ, encoded by the coding sequence GTGAGCCAGCCAATTACCGGTCGCAAAACGCCTGAGCAGCTCGATGCAATGCGTGAGGGGGGTAAGATTTTGGCACGCATTTTTACTGATATCCGCGGGCATGTGCAGCCCGGTATGACTGAACTTGATGTGAACGACTTTGTGGCTAGCAAAATCAAGGAGTATGGTGCCACCCCGACGTACCGCGAGCCGGTACCTGATTTTCCTGGCGTGATCTGTATTAGTACAAACGAAGAAATTGTGCACGGCGTGCCGACAGAGTATGAGTTCGAGGTTGGCGATGTCGCAAGTTTTGATCTGGTAATCACGTACAAAGGTATGAAGACTGACAGCGCATTTACGATGACAATTGGTGAAGAACCAAAAGGTGCAACGAAGCACCTTATTAGCCTCACGGAGCGGAGTTTATACGCCGGTATTGACGCGATTCATGGCGATGGCACCACGACAAACGAGATCGGTGCGGCAGTGGAGGCTGTACTTAGCAGGGGTAAACTCGGTATTATTCGTGAGCTTGTAGGTCACGGCGTTGGTCTCGAGATGCACATGCCGCCAGACGTGCCGAACTATCGCATCCGGGGTCACGATACCGTACTGCACGCAGGCGACACTATCGCTATTGAGCCCATGGCAACGCTTGGCGGTGAGCGTATAGTCACAAGCCAGGATGACGGTTGGACGATCAGTACGCGCGATGGCAGTCTGGCTGCGCATTTCGAACATACAGTGCTTATCACCGACGACGGCGCTGAAATCTTAACGCAGTTGCAATAG
- a CDS encoding glutamate racemase translates to MKLGVFDSGIGGEAVAVSLREYFPSAKVVTVNDRGNVPYGNKSPAQVRRLTELAIQPLLDGSCDMIVLACNTATAFAIEQLRAKYPTQKFIGLEPMIKPAAELTRTGIVAVCATPGTLTSTRYARLVQRYGSSLHIITPDCSQWAYWIENNQLNQEHIAVTVNEVCEKGADIIVLGCTHYHWIKELIIELAAGRAQVLEPSEAIGRRIELLLQLR, encoded by the coding sequence ATGAAACTTGGTGTGTTTGACAGCGGTATCGGAGGTGAAGCAGTCGCCGTCTCACTTCGCGAATATTTTCCCAGTGCAAAAGTCGTAACTGTAAACGATCGCGGCAACGTACCCTATGGCAACAAGTCCCCTGCTCAGGTGCGTCGCCTGACAGAGCTGGCAATTCAGCCCCTGTTAGATGGCTCATGCGACATGATAGTACTCGCTTGCAATACCGCCACTGCATTTGCGATTGAACAGCTCCGCGCTAAGTACCCCACACAGAAATTCATCGGCCTTGAACCGATGATCAAACCAGCCGCAGAGCTGACTCGCACCGGCATTGTCGCTGTCTGTGCTACACCGGGCACACTCACTAGCACCCGTTATGCTCGCCTTGTGCAGCGCTACGGGTCATCACTCCACATCATCACTCCAGACTGCAGCCAGTGGGCATACTGGATCGAAAACAATCAACTCAACCAGGAGCATATCGCCGTCACTGTCAATGAAGTCTGCGAAAAAGGTGCCGACATCATCGTGCTCGGCTGTACACATTATCACTGGATCAAAGAACTCATCATAGAGCTCGCTGCCGGACGTGCACAGGTACTTGAGCCAAGCGAGGCAATCGGCCGACGAATCGAATTACTATTGCAACTGCGTTAA